In Parageobacillus sp. KH3-4, the genomic window TTTGGATGGGACATTGCTCGATCGCGACGCTTCCATCCAAAAGTTTATCGAATATCAGTATGAGCGCTTAAAGCATTTATTAAGCCATATTCCAAAAGAATCGTATATCGCTAGATTCATTGAACTAGATAATCGAGGGTATATTTGGAAAGATACTGTATACAAACAAATGGTGAAAGAATTCGCGATTATTAGCATTACATGGGAAAATTTGCTGGAAGATTATATGAACTATTTCCATAAAAGCTGTGTTCCGTTCCCTTACCTTATTTGGTTGCTGGAAGAGTTAAAAAGAAAATCATTGAAATTGGGGATGATCACAAATGGAAAAGGACAATTTCAAATGCGTTCAATAAAGGCGCTAGGCATTGAAGGCTATTTTGACACAATTCTTATTTCGGAATGGGAGGGAATGAGTAAACCAGATCCCCAGCTATTTCAAAGAGCGCTTGACCAACTGCACGTGTTAGCCAATGAAAGCGTGTTTGTCGGTGATCATCCAATCAACGATGTTCAAGCGGCACGGAATGCAGGGATGAAAACCATTTGGAAAAAAGATGCGATATACGAATCAGCCGATGCGGATTTTGTGATAGAGGAGCTGAAGGAAATTCCGGGCATCATCGAAACACTTCAGCAACAATAAAGGGAGAGAAGAATGAATACAGTCGTTTGGCAGGAAATAACGTTATTGTTCGAGAATTTGTATAGCTGATTTTTTGAAATTATATTTATGGAGAAGCGGATCCTAGTGAAAAAGTGAGATGCGATATATAAGACAGCGAATAAGATAGCGTGGGGGCAAAGATAATAAAAGCAAAAGGGACCAGCGATTTCGTTGGTCCCTTTACGCTCTTTTTAATTTGGTCTGCTTGTGATCGAGCGATTTTGGCTTCATGATGAATGGATATAATACCAACCCTGCCATAAATAGGCCGATTCCTAAGAAAAATGTATGCCAATCTGCAGTTCCCGTTTTGATGACCCAAATCGAGTACGCTAGTGCCGCTGTTGTGATGATGCCGTCTCGGATGCGAATGCGCGTTGCGTTTTCATACGTTTCTCCCGTTATAATTAATTTCAGCTGGTATAATGCCGAGACGAGATACGGAACTAAGTAGGCGAGCGTCGCGACGACAATCGCGAAATTATACGCTTCGTTCACCGTTCCCGATACGGTCGAAAATAGAAAAATTTGCGTCATGAAATTGGTAATAAACAAAGAACGGACAGGGCTGCCGTTTCGGTTCGTTTTCGCAAAGAAAGCGGGAAACAATCCTTCTTTTGCCGCTTGATAAGGAACTTCCGAACTGACGACAATCCAGCCGATCGTCGAGCCGAACAAGGAAATAAGCGCTAAAATTGCCATGATGTAGGCTCCGTTGCTGCCGATAACCGCATGCAGCGCGTCCACGAGCGGCTTTTGCGATTGCTGCAGCTGTTCTTGCGAAAGAGCTCCCATCGTTAACAATGTGATTCCCATGTAAATAAGTACCGAAATAATTAATCCAAGCAATGTCGCCTTTTTTACATCTTTTTGCGATTTCGCGCGGTTTGACAGCATAACAGCCGATTCAATGCCGATAAACGCCCAAAGCATCGTAATTGCCGCTCCGTTGATTTGGCTTGGAACGGATACTGATTGTCCTTTTTCATCCGTGAATGCAAATCCGCTGCCTAAATTCGCGGCGTTAAACACTGAGACGGTAGCAACAATATAAAGGAGAAAGCCGATGACTTTCGCTCCCGTCGCCAAAATATTAATGCTTCCCGCTTGTTGAAAATCGCGGGCGAGAATCCATTGAATTCCCCATAATACGACCGTGCAAACTGCAAACGTGAGCGCTTTTCCTGTTTCTAATTGAAACGTTCCGATGGTAATGAGAACGCGGTCGCTTTGCATAATCGGGAAAAATGCGCTTAAATAGCCGGCAAAAGAAATAATGACAGACGCGGTCGCTGCCCAGTTTGCGGCCCAATATCCCCATGCCATGCTGTAGCCTGCGACATTCCCCGCTTTTGGCGAGGAAAACATCGCCTGCGCGTAGCTTTGCGGCCCCGCTTTCAATTCTGGCTTCCTTGTCACTAAACTGCCGAACACGAGCGCAATCATGAAAACTCCCAATCCGGTTGCCATCCAAGCAAGAGCTGATCCCATTGGGCTTGCGACTTGCGCCAAGCTTGCCGGAATCATAAATATACCACCGCCGATCATGTTGCCGACGACAAAGGCGGTTAAAATCCATAATCCCCATTTTTTCGTTGCCATAGGTATGTCCTCCTTATATAATACCGTCGCTACAGCTAATTTACTTTATCATCATAAACGATCATTTTAATTTGGTAAAGTGATAATATAATAAAGAAGACAAAATAAATCAATTGCGAATAATCGTGATTTTCCGGTGATTGTGACATTTTTTTTGACACAAAAAATTGATATATGATAAAAAGAGACGGGTGTTTCACCTCATGGATAGAAAGGAGAAATGGCCATGGATAAGATAAAGGAATTCGCGCAATGGATTATGGATGCAAAGAAAATTACCGTGTTGACTGGAGCGGGAATGAGCACTGAATCAGGAATTCCAGATTTTCGCAGCGAAAACGGCATTTATTCACAAGAAGAAAATGTCGAGCATTATATTTCTGAATATTACTTTAAGAACCATCCTGTTGATTTTTGGCATAAATTTAAGCGTATTTTTTCATTGAAGTTGATGGGGAATTTTGCGCCAAATCAAGGCCACCTCTTTTTGAAGTGGCTAGAAGATATGGGAAAGAAAGTGGTTATTTTGACACAAAATATTGACGGGTTGCACGAGAAAGCGGGAAGCGCCAATGTGATTGAGTTACACGGTACATTGCAAACGGCGACATGCCCGAAATGCCAAACAAAATATGATTTAGCGTTTGTCAATAGCCACGATGTGCCACGGTGTGTGCGGACATTAAAAAATGGAAAAACATGCAACGAAATTTTAAAACCGGATGTTGTTTTGTTTGGAGGAATGGTCCAACGATTCGAAGAGGCGTTGCAAGCCGCAGATGGCAGCGATTTGTTGGTCGCGATGGGAACGAGTCTGGAAGTCGCTCCAGTCAATTTAATTCCTGCCTATGTTGCCGCGGAAGCTCCCCATATCCGCAAAGTCCTTGTTAATAAAACGCCGACGAAAATGAATGATTTATTTGACATCGTCCTCCATGCAGGAATCGGAGAGACGGTTGCCAAAGTACAGCAATACATTGCGGATGCATGTTGAACATCGCTTCAACTGCATCTGCTTGTTTTTTAACCAATAAAAAATGAAAATATTGTATTTTTTTAAATTTTAGAATATAATAACATTAACATACCAACTGGTTGGTATAATTTTTGGTAATATGCATATGTATGAGTAATAGAAAATTGAATAGAATGGAGGGATCACAATGTATTTGCGTCTTACGGACGAACAGCGGATGGTGCAAAAGGCCATTCGCAAATTCGTTGAAAAAGAATTAATGCCGTTAGAAAATGAGGTGCTGCGAAAAGAGCGGGAAGGGAAGCCAGGGCTTTCTGAGGAAACATTGAAAGAATTGCAGCTAAAGGCGAAGGAAGCGGGGTTTTGGGGGATTAATACACCGGCGGAGTATGGCGGCGCCAACCTTGGGCATGTGATGCAGGCGATTGTGACGATAGAAGTGTCGAAAACGTTTGTTCCATTCCGGTTTGGCGGGTCGGCAGATAATATTCTCTATTACGCGAATGAAAAACAAAAGAAAAAATATTTGCTTCCGACCATTAATGGTGAGAAAAAATCATGCTTTGCCATAACAGAGCCAGGCGCGGGATCGGATACGAGAAACATTAAAATGACAGCAGTAAAAGATGGAAGCGAATGGGTATTAAACGGGGAAAAAACGTTTATCACCGGCGGAAACGAAGCGGATTTTGTGATGGTGATCGCCATTACGGACAAAGAACGCCATCAAGCGACGAACGGGCGGGAAGGAGTTACTTGCTTTATTGTGGACCGCGAAATGGGCTGGCGTTCCGAACCGATACATACGATGGGGCCATCGACGCCGGCTAGTTTAATTTTTGAAAATGTGCGTGTGCCGGAAGAAAACATTTTAGGAGAATTGCATGGCGGCTATAAGCTTGGGTTAGAATGGATCGGATATGCCCGCTGGATTGTCGGTGCCCGTGCGGTCGGGGCAGCGGAACGGCTGCTGCAAATGGCGATTGACTACGCGAAAGAGCGCGTAACGTTTGGCAAGCCGATCGCGGAAAGACAAGCAATTCAATGGATGATCGCCGATTCGGCCGTCGAAATTGAAGCAGCGAAATGGCTTGTGCTAAACGCGGCGTTTACGCTCGACCAAGGTGAAGACAACCGCCATTTAGCCTCGATGGCCAAATTGTTTGGGGCTAACATGGGCAATCGTGTCGTCGACCGTGTGATGCAAATTCACGGTGGCATGGGCTACACGAAAGAAATGCCGATCGAACGCTGGTACCGCGATGCAAGACTTTGGCGCATTTATGACGGCACCGATGAAATTCAGCGCGTGATTATCGCGAGAAACTTGTTAAAAGGACATGTGAAGCTTGGTCAATTTTTATAAAAATGAAAGCGTTATCTTAATATTTGTAAATTTTTCATCAAAAAAGATTTTATGAGGGAGGAATAAACGAATGAGCGCAAGATTTAAAGGGAGAGTGGCGTTCGTTACAGGAGGAAGCCGCGGAATTGGAAAAGCGATTGTCGAACGTTTTGCCGAAGAAGGAGCGAAAGTGGCGTTCATCGACTTAAATGAAGAAGCGCTGCACGCAACAGCAAATGAATTAAAAGCAAAAGGCTATGAAGTATATGCGAAAGTCGCGAGCGTCACCGACCATGAACAAGTCGAAGCAGCGGTAAAAGAAATTGTCGATCAATTCGGGTCGATCGATATTCTCGTCAACAACGCCGGAGTCATTCGCGACAACTTGCTTTTTAAAATGACGGATGATGACTGGAAAACCGTGATGGATGTCCATTTAAAAGGAGCGTTTTATTGCGCCCGCGCCGTTCAAAAATATATGGTAGAAAAACGGTACGGACGCATTATTAACATTTCTTCGACATCCGCCCTCGGCAACCGCGGCCAAGCGAACTATGCCGCAGCGAAAGCTGGAATCCAAGGATTTACAAAAACGTTGGCGATTGAATTGGGCAAATTCGGCATCACAACGAACGCAGTCGCGCCTGGATTTATCGAAACGGATATGACAAAAGCAACGGCGGAAAGATTAGGCATTTCGTTTGAAGAATTGATTCAAGCGAGTGTGGCGAAAATTCCGGTCGGAAGAAGCGGAAAACCGGAAGATGTCGCCCAGGCGGTCGCTTTCTTCGCCGATGAGAAGTCTTCGTTTATTAACGGCCAAGTTCTATACGTGGCCGGAGGTCCAAAAAATTAAATCAGGAGGGAAAACGGTCAGATGTTTGCCGAATATATCGGGAAACGCTCCAATAAAGTAAAAAATGTTGTCGAACGGGGAGCGGTCAAAAAGTTTGCCGAAGCGATCGGCGACCCGCATCCAATTTACTGGGATGAAGAAGCGGGAAAAATATCACGATACAAAGCGAACATCGCTCCTCCGACATTTCCAAGGGTGTTTGACTACGGCGTGATTGAAGGATTGAAGCTTCCAAGCAAAGGGCTGATTCACGGCGAGCAGCGGTTTCATTATGAAAGGCCGCTTTATGTCGGCGAGGAATTATATTGCTATTCAAAAGTGGAAGATTACTATGAAAAGCAAAGCAGCATGGGGAAGCTTGGATTTTTAGTCATCACCAACTACGGAGAAGATTCATCAGGGAATGTCATTTTTACTTCCACATCCACGATTATTATTACGGAAGCGGTAAGAAAGGCGATGATTGTATGATAAAGATGATCGAACTGCAAGTCGGAGATTCGCTAGAAGAAGTGCAGCTTTTCCCTGTTTCGCGGCTTGACTTAATCAAATACGCTGGGGCATCCGGCGACTACAATCCGATTCATACGATAGATGAAGAAGCGAAAAAAGCTGGGCTGCCAGGAATTATTGCGCACGGAATGTGGACGATGGGAAATCTCGCAAAACTGTTTACGCCTTATTATGAAGAAGGATTTATTCAAGATTATTTCGTTCGCTTTAAATCGATGGTTTTTCTGGATGATGCCATTACATTAACAGCGACGGTCAAGGAAAAGGAAGAGAAGAAACTGCGTTTCGATGTTTCTGCCGTCAATCAAAACGGGAAAGAAGTCGTAAAAGGAGAAGTCGTTTTTTCTATCTATTAAAATATGAATCCGAATGACAGAGGAGAATTTTGTAAAAAAATACAGGAGCAGCAGAGAGGAACAGCATGAGTTCTCGCTTAAGAAGACAACAAAAATTATTAAACGAGAAGAAATGGCGAAAGGAATGGACACATGAAGGAAAAAATTATCGAAACAAGCATTGAACTATTTGATCGCAAAGGATTTAAAGAAACGTCCGTGCAAGAAATCGTCGAAGCGATGGGAGTTACCAAAGGCGCATTTTATTATTATTTCAAAAGCAAGGAAGAACTATTAAGAGATATTTGCTTGACGTATATCGAAGATCTTTTACAACAGCAAGAACGCATTTTGCGAGATGAAAATAAAGATTGCACGACAAAGTTATATGAAATCGTTTATATGCTCATCCATAATATTAGAACGAGAAGAAAAAGTGCGCGCATTTTCTTTCGGGAAATGCGGCATCTACATGAAGAGCATTTGCAAGAAATCAAGGCAAAGCGACGGGCGTTTCGCGAAAACTATCAAAAGCTTATTGAAGAAGGAATCGCAGAAGGAGAGTTTAAGCAAACGCATACTCCCCACATGGTTACGTTTGGAATTTTAGGTATTACAAACTGGAGCTATTACTGGTTTAACCCCGATGGAGAAATATCGGAAGAAAAACTAGCGGAAATCTATGTGGATTTGATTTTAAATGGAATAAAAAATCGAGAGGGAAAGTAATTAAATGGTGTATATATAATAGCAAAAAAAGATTTCTCTGCCCGGAAAGCGAATATTCGAAGGTGATTTGAACAGACAATATACGCATATTAGAAAACAATTTGTTGCCATCTTGAAAGACGGTTAAAGGACCGCAGCCATATAGCGGGCCTGAAGTGCAGGCAATACGAGACTTTACACTTGCGCACAATTTTCTAACCACCGTTTTCTACCATTATTTATTCTCCCAGACAATTATTTATTGGCATTTCCAGCAAACGAAAGGACAAGCACAACGCGATTGTCGCCTTGCGTTAAATGTTATCGAAATACTTGTTAGTAAAGCCGACAAAAAACCCGAGTGGCGGCGGTTATAAAGATTGGCTTGTCATTCGATTTAAACGGCTAGGCTGCTCCATATGCCGGAGAACGCCCTGTACCTTTAAAATATTTTTTCGGTTTGGAGCAGAAACAATTCTAAGCCAATGGCCTAATCATAACGGAAAGGCGGTAAAACAGCCTCTTATCTTTGCACGGTGAGAGGCTGTTTTAGTGATTAAACTAATTTATTTAAACTATGTTCTAAATAATCAAAGGAAACAAAGAAAAAACCAATAAACTAAAGCTTACCGCTTCCAAATGAACGGAACATAAACTCTGTCATAGAAACAAACGAACATATGTGCTATAATTAAAATGCCTTTTACGATTTCTCTATGAAATTTGTTCTCTGCTAAAACTCTGTTTGGCTGTTTTAAAAACATCCCTAATATGGCAAACTCTTTTGGTGTTAGAAAAAGCGGAAGTGCAAAAATTTGTATGTATTTATACGTAGGCGCTGTCTAAAAGCGATAATGCGCCGTATGCCAACGTTCCGGGCTTAATGCGCAAAAAAATCGGCATTTCAGATAGAACGGTCATAACATTCTAATTTTTATTAGTGCAAAAAAGGAGAAAAACAACATGGAAGCAACGCGCCAAAAATACGGTCGTGTCATTTTACATGTCGACTGTAATTCATTTTTCGCGAGCTGCGAAATCGCGCGAGATCCATCATTAAAAGAAAAAGCGGTTGTTGTAGCGGGAGACCCGAAAGAACGCAAAGGTGTTGTGCTAGCGGCAAACTATATCGCAAAACAATGCTTTGGCATTTATACGACGATGCCGTTATGGGAAGCGAAGAAAAGATGCCCGCATCTTGTTATATTAAAGCCCGACTTTCACTTATACCGCGATATAAGCGAGAAAGTATTTCAATTTTTGAAGACGTTTACCCCTGTTTTGGAGCCTGCCTCAATTGACGAAGGATATTTAGATATCACTGATTGTTATTCACGCGGTTCACCGTTGGACATCGCAGAGCAAATCCAAAAAGGATTGTTAAAAACGCTGCATATTCCCGTAAGCATTGGCATTGCGCCAAATAAATTTTTGGCAAAAATGGCAAGCGACATAAAAAAACCGTTAGGCATTACCGTTCTGCGCAAGCGCGATGTGCCAAAAATACTTTGGCCTCTCCCTGTTCAGCAGATGCATGGTGTTGGTGACAAAACAGCAAAAAAACTAAATGGCATTGGCATCTTTACTATCGGCGAATTGGCAAAGGCGGAAAAAGCGACATTGCAAAATTTACTTGGTATTACTGGGATTCGCTTAAAAGAGAGAGCGAATGGGATAGATCCCCGTCCAGTTGACCCAGAGGCAGGAGAGAAATGGAAATCAATTGGGAACTCCACAACGCTTTCCCGCAATGTGACAGAGGAGCGGGTTCTCCTTGAAGTGTTGCGCGGTTTGGCGCAATCCGTCAGCAAGCGAATGAAACAGAAGCATGTTGTTTCTTCCACCATCCAAATTATGATCCGCTACAGCAATTTTCAAACAATCACCCGCAGCAAAACATGGGAAAATCCAGTTCAAGAGGCGGAAGAGATCTTTCAGCGTGCCGCTTACTTATTAAAACGTCATTGGAACGGCAATCCGGTAAGGCTGTTAGGAATTACTGCCGTCGACGTGTTTGATAAAAGGGAGGCAGTGAAACAATTAGACTTGTTTCACTTTGAAGAGGAGGCCAAAAAGGAAGAGCTATGGAATACGATTGAGCACCTTCAGCAAAAATTTGGCGATGGTATTATCCAAAAAGGATATGAACTTTTTCGGAGACAAAAACGGTGATAAAATGATTGTTAATGTAAGAAACGAATAAGATAGGGATAGCGCCAGTGCGGAGGCAATTACGCCCCTCGTTGTTTCAAAAACGGAAGCCGATATTTCATTGATCATAGAGAGAATACTTTTAGAAAGTGTGGTTGATGTTTATTTAACAACAATGATAATATTGATGTATATACATCAACAAAAAAGAGGGATGCTATGAAACCAATACCAGCTATCTGTGTTGCCGCCGATGTCAAGAAGTCGAAACAGATGGAAAAAACTCGTTTGCTAAATATCCTGAGCGAATGCGAACAGGCAATCAATAAGCGATTTCATCACGATTTACTCGTTCCGTTTACGATCCGAAACGGGGATGAGCTGATTGGGGTCATCGCGAACTTTGCTAGCGCATACCCGCTTATTGATTATATTGTGCAACAATCTCATTTGCACCGATGCCCGTTTTACCTAGGGATTGGCGTTGGAAAATTAGAAACGACGAATACAACCGATGTCCATGCGATAAATGGAAGCGCGGTATTACATGCATTTGAAGCACGAGACAAACACTTAAAAGGAAACAAGGAGAAAATAAAAATTTGGAACGAAAGAGAAACAGAAACAAGTTTTTATATTTTATCTGAACCACTGCCTTCCGAACCGCTTAATACGCTATTAGGATTTATCTTATCAATAAAGCGAAAATGGACGGATAAGCAAAAGCAAGTCATTTCTTTAATGGAACAATATCCTGAATGGACATATGAAAAAATCGGCAACCATTTGGGATACAAATCGCCTATTTCTACCGTCAGTTATTTGCTGAAACGCGCCGATTATCAAAAAGTGAAGATGGCAGAAGCTAGCCTGACTCAACTGCTGCTTTTGTATCAAACCCTTTTAAAAGCATAAGGAGCGATTGGCATTGTGGATATATTTTTACGCCGCACATTTGCTAGGAGATTTTATGTTCCAACCGGACCGATGCGTCAACGGAAGAAAGGAGAGGCCGATTCTTTTCCTAGGTAAACATGTCGCCATTCATATCGTTCTGATGGCCATCGCCAGCTTTATAGCGATGTCGATGAATAACTCTTTTCATCTTCCTGTTTTTTTATTGTCTGGACAGGCAATTTTGCTTATTTCTATTTGTCATTATCTTATTGACTATGGCAAAATGAAGCTGAACGATAACTTGAAAGGAACAGGCAATCAAGCATTTTTATTTCTTCTTGACCAAATGCTTCACTTTTTGACCATTTGGATCGCTTTTCATGGCCTGCACATTTCAACGCGGCTATTAGACAACGGCGCAGCTTCTTTTTTTAGAGGATGGACCACGGACGAAAAAATCGTCGCTACAGGCTGCGTCTTTATTTTAGCTACGTATGGCGCCGACCGTTTTCTGCAAATTGTGCTGCAAGACATTATGCCGAATCGCGAACTGCAGGAAGGGATTTATCGTTTATCTGATGAAAAAATGGAAGTAAAAATAAGACACAAGAATGACGGGGGACAGGAAGTCGAAATTACTACCGTAAAAACGGAACAATTTTTTCGCGATTCTCCCGCAAAAATCGGTTCCATCATTGGTATGTTGGAACGAATGCTGATCGTCATTTTTATGATAATGGATATGGTGCAAGGGCTTGCGTTTTTGGCGGCGCTAAAAACGTTGGCCCGTTTCAAGCAATTTGAACATAAACAGTTTTCCGAGTATTATCTCATCGGCACTTTGTCAAGCGCCGTTATTGGTATTTTGCTAGGAATAGTTGCTTCACAGATTTGGTGAATCCATTTTGCAGCCATGATCATATCGTGAATAACAAAAGGCTGCATCTTTATGATCCGGGTTATTCTAAAAATGCTGCTTCCAACAAGTTTCGGATGTCCATTTGCTTATTGGACGATGGCACAAACACGTATCATGAACACATGTCGGACAAGGAAATATATACATGGTTTCCATGCAATTACAACTGCCGCTTTGTGTGGCAGAAGCAAAAATCAAAAACGGTGATGTCGAGGACAGAAAGCGTTCTTACCTAGGGGGAACAGCCAATTGAATCAAAAAAAGAAAATGCAGGTCCAAAAAAAAGGTTCCGTTTGGGAAGTGTGGAAAACAGCATTTCGCCTTGGTTTGACTTCGTTCGGCGGCCCTGTTGCCCATTTAGGGTATTTTCGCGAAGAATATGTGCAGCGGCGTCAATGGCTGGATGAAAAAACGTATGCGGACTTAGTGGCATTGTGCCAATTTCTACCCGGTCCAGCGAGCAGCCAAGTAGGAATAGGGATTGGCTTTATGCGAGCGGGCTTTTGGGGCGCTTTTGCCGCATGGCTTGGTTTTACGCTTCCGTCCGCGCTTGCGCTCAGTTTATTCGCTTATTTTTTTCAAGACGCTTCTTCAATTAGTACAGAATGGCTTCACGGACTGTTAGTAGCCGCGGTCGCCGTCGTGGCGCAAG contains:
- a CDS encoding MaoC family dehydratase, which codes for MIKMIELQVGDSLEEVQLFPVSRLDLIKYAGASGDYNPIHTIDEEAKKAGLPGIIAHGMWTMGNLAKLFTPYYEEGFIQDYFVRFKSMVFLDDAITLTATVKEKEEKKLRFDVSAVNQNGKEVVKGEVVFSIY
- a CDS encoding DNA polymerase IV, whose protein sequence is MEATRQKYGRVILHVDCNSFFASCEIARDPSLKEKAVVVAGDPKERKGVVLAANYIAKQCFGIYTTMPLWEAKKRCPHLVILKPDFHLYRDISEKVFQFLKTFTPVLEPASIDEGYLDITDCYSRGSPLDIAEQIQKGLLKTLHIPVSIGIAPNKFLAKMASDIKKPLGITVLRKRDVPKILWPLPVQQMHGVGDKTAKKLNGIGIFTIGELAKAEKATLQNLLGITGIRLKERANGIDPRPVDPEAGEKWKSIGNSTTLSRNVTEERVLLEVLRGLAQSVSKRMKQKHVVSSTIQIMIRYSNFQTITRSKTWENPVQEAEEIFQRAAYLLKRHWNGNPVRLLGITAVDVFDKREAVKQLDLFHFEEEAKKEELWNTIEHLQQKFGDGIIQKGYELFRRQKR
- a CDS encoding SatD family protein; amino-acid sequence: MKPIPAICVAADVKKSKQMEKTRLLNILSECEQAINKRFHHDLLVPFTIRNGDELIGVIANFASAYPLIDYIVQQSHLHRCPFYLGIGVGKLETTNTTDVHAINGSAVLHAFEARDKHLKGNKEKIKIWNERETETSFYILSEPLPSEPLNTLLGFILSIKRKWTDKQKQVISLMEQYPEWTYEKIGNHLGYKSPISTVSYLLKRADYQKVKMAEASLTQLLLLYQTLLKA
- a CDS encoding HAD family hydrolase, with translation MVKAVMFDLDGTLLDRDASIQKFIEYQYERLKHLLSHIPKESYIARFIELDNRGYIWKDTVYKQMVKEFAIISITWENLLEDYMNYFHKSCVPFPYLIWLLEELKRKSLKLGMITNGKGQFQMRSIKALGIEGYFDTILISEWEGMSKPDPQLFQRALDQLHVLANESVFVGDHPINDVQAARNAGMKTIWKKDAIYESADADFVIEELKEIPGIIETLQQQ
- a CDS encoding MaoC family dehydratase N-terminal domain-containing protein — encoded protein: MFAEYIGKRSNKVKNVVERGAVKKFAEAIGDPHPIYWDEEAGKISRYKANIAPPTFPRVFDYGVIEGLKLPSKGLIHGEQRFHYERPLYVGEELYCYSKVEDYYEKQSSMGKLGFLVITNYGEDSSGNVIFTSTSTIIITEAVRKAMIV
- a CDS encoding amino acid permease translates to MATKKWGLWILTAFVVGNMIGGGIFMIPASLAQVASPMGSALAWMATGLGVFMIALVFGSLVTRKPELKAGPQSYAQAMFSSPKAGNVAGYSMAWGYWAANWAATASVIISFAGYLSAFFPIMQSDRVLITIGTFQLETGKALTFAVCTVVLWGIQWILARDFQQAGSINILATGAKVIGFLLYIVATVSVFNAANLGSGFAFTDEKGQSVSVPSQINGAAITMLWAFIGIESAVMLSNRAKSQKDVKKATLLGLIISVLIYMGITLLTMGALSQEQLQQSQKPLVDALHAVIGSNGAYIMAILALISLFGSTIGWIVVSSEVPYQAAKEGLFPAFFAKTNRNGSPVRSLFITNFMTQIFLFSTVSGTVNEAYNFAIVVATLAYLVPYLVSALYQLKLIITGETYENATRIRIRDGIITTAALAYSIWVIKTGTADWHTFFLGIGLFMAGLVLYPFIMKPKSLDHKQTKLKRA
- a CDS encoding acyl-CoA dehydrogenase family protein; the encoded protein is MYLRLTDEQRMVQKAIRKFVEKELMPLENEVLRKEREGKPGLSEETLKELQLKAKEAGFWGINTPAEYGGANLGHVMQAIVTIEVSKTFVPFRFGGSADNILYYANEKQKKKYLLPTINGEKKSCFAITEPGAGSDTRNIKMTAVKDGSEWVLNGEKTFITGGNEADFVMVIAITDKERHQATNGREGVTCFIVDREMGWRSEPIHTMGPSTPASLIFENVRVPEENILGELHGGYKLGLEWIGYARWIVGARAVGAAERLLQMAIDYAKERVTFGKPIAERQAIQWMIADSAVEIEAAKWLVLNAAFTLDQGEDNRHLASMAKLFGANMGNRVVDRVMQIHGGMGYTKEMPIERWYRDARLWRIYDGTDEIQRVIIARNLLKGHVKLGQFL
- a CDS encoding DUF3307 domain-containing protein produces the protein MWIYFYAAHLLGDFMFQPDRCVNGRKERPILFLGKHVAIHIVLMAIASFIAMSMNNSFHLPVFLLSGQAILLISICHYLIDYGKMKLNDNLKGTGNQAFLFLLDQMLHFLTIWIAFHGLHISTRLLDNGAASFFRGWTTDEKIVATGCVFILATYGADRFLQIVLQDIMPNRELQEGIYRLSDEKMEVKIRHKNDGGQEVEITTVKTEQFFRDSPAKIGSIIGMLERMLIVIFMIMDMVQGLAFLAALKTLARFKQFEHKQFSEYYLIGTLSSAVIGILLGIVASQIW
- a CDS encoding NAD-dependent protein deacylase; translated protein: MDKIKEFAQWIMDAKKITVLTGAGMSTESGIPDFRSENGIYSQEENVEHYISEYYFKNHPVDFWHKFKRIFSLKLMGNFAPNQGHLFLKWLEDMGKKVVILTQNIDGLHEKAGSANVIELHGTLQTATCPKCQTKYDLAFVNSHDVPRCVRTLKNGKTCNEILKPDVVLFGGMVQRFEEALQAADGSDLLVAMGTSLEVAPVNLIPAYVAAEAPHIRKVLVNKTPTKMNDLFDIVLHAGIGETVAKVQQYIADAC
- a CDS encoding TetR/AcrR family transcriptional regulator; translated protein: MKEKIIETSIELFDRKGFKETSVQEIVEAMGVTKGAFYYYFKSKEELLRDICLTYIEDLLQQQERILRDENKDCTTKLYEIVYMLIHNIRTRRKSARIFFREMRHLHEEHLQEIKAKRRAFRENYQKLIEEGIAEGEFKQTHTPHMVTFGILGITNWSYYWFNPDGEISEEKLAEIYVDLILNGIKNREGK
- a CDS encoding beta-ketoacyl-ACP reductase yields the protein MSARFKGRVAFVTGGSRGIGKAIVERFAEEGAKVAFIDLNEEALHATANELKAKGYEVYAKVASVTDHEQVEAAVKEIVDQFGSIDILVNNAGVIRDNLLFKMTDDDWKTVMDVHLKGAFYCARAVQKYMVEKRYGRIINISSTSALGNRGQANYAAAKAGIQGFTKTLAIELGKFGITTNAVAPGFIETDMTKATAERLGISFEELIQASVAKIPVGRSGKPEDVAQAVAFFADEKSSFINGQVLYVAGGPKN